The proteins below are encoded in one region of Ktedonobacterales bacterium:
- a CDS encoding nucleoside hydrolase, with the protein MQRILLDCDPGHDDAIAILLAARSPTLQLEAITTVAGNQTLEKTTRNALKVCSMAGIRTVPIAAGMDRPLVRDLRVAANIHGASGLDGPSLPEPDLAVAPIHGVDLLIERLLASSGDLTIVATGPLTNVAAAMRREPGIVPKIQQIVLMGGAIGLGNTTPAAEFNIYVDPEAAHIVFGCGRPVTMIGLDVTHQAQATPEVRARIRALSSPVAHLVDDLLGFFGETYLQVYGFPAPPVHDPCAVAWVIDPTLISSRPMRVEVELRGEWTTGRTVCDRYGRTGRPANAEVGLELDVPRFWNLLIETLASYGEQDRA; encoded by the coding sequence ATGCAGCGCATTCTGTTGGATTGCGATCCAGGCCATGATGACGCCATTGCGATTCTGTTGGCAGCGCGCTCGCCAACTCTTCAACTTGAGGCGATTACCACCGTTGCCGGAAACCAGACGCTGGAGAAAACGACGCGCAACGCGCTGAAAGTATGCAGCATGGCAGGCATTCGGACAGTTCCTATCGCGGCGGGGATGGATCGCCCGCTGGTGCGCGATTTGCGTGTGGCTGCCAACATTCATGGAGCATCGGGGCTGGATGGTCCGTCGCTGCCTGAACCAGACCTCGCGGTTGCCCCCATTCATGGAGTTGATTTGCTGATCGAGCGGCTGCTGGCTTCGAGCGGCGATCTGACGATTGTGGCGACTGGGCCGCTGACCAATGTTGCTGCGGCAATGCGCCGGGAGCCGGGCATTGTTCCTAAGATTCAGCAGATTGTGCTGATGGGCGGCGCTATTGGCCTGGGGAATACGACACCTGCCGCTGAGTTCAATATCTATGTGGACCCGGAAGCGGCGCATATTGTCTTTGGCTGTGGTCGGCCTGTTACCATGATTGGTCTGGATGTGACGCATCAGGCACAGGCAACCCCTGAAGTGCGCGCTCGCATTCGCGCGCTCAGCAGCCCGGTAGCGCATCTGGTAGATGACCTGCTGGGGTTTTTTGGCGAGACCTATCTTCAGGTGTATGGTTTTCCCGCGCCGCCGGTACATGATCCTTGCGCGGTGGCCTGGGTGATTGACCCCACACTGATCAGCAGCCGACCGATGCGCGTCGAAGTAGAACTGCGTGGGGAATGGACCACAGGCCGCACAGTTTGTGATCGCTATGGCAGAACCGGCAGGCCCGCGAATGCGGAAGTTGGCCTGGAGTTGGACGTTCCGCGCTTCTGGAACCTGCTCATTGAGACGCTGGCTTCATATGGGGAACAAGATCGCGCGTAA
- a CDS encoding DUF2085 domain-containing protein, which translates to MEQEPDKTLPALPQTGEWDQHIEGLSPRRKAFSRSVVRVAELCARFFGQHWLALFNSVLAVFIGGAFLGPILAYFGENAPASWLLHTYHGLCDQIPSHSYYLFGHQVCLCERCLAIYTTFLLAGLALAIIPRLRRTVHPLDWRLWLLLILPMALDGGTQLLGWRESDLILRTITGFLFGLGAAWFVLPHLEEITRDLVPHMKPASQ; encoded by the coding sequence ATGGAGCAAGAACCCGACAAAACGCTACCTGCATTGCCTCAGACAGGGGAATGGGATCAGCATATCGAGGGGCTTTCGCCACGACGCAAGGCATTCAGTCGCAGCGTGGTGCGCGTTGCAGAGCTGTGCGCACGATTCTTTGGGCAGCACTGGCTGGCGCTCTTCAACAGCGTGCTGGCCGTCTTTATTGGCGGGGCTTTTCTTGGTCCAATCCTCGCCTATTTTGGCGAAAACGCGCCTGCCTCCTGGCTCCTCCACACCTATCATGGCCTCTGCGACCAGATACCCTCCCACTCCTACTACCTCTTTGGGCATCAGGTCTGCCTGTGCGAGCGATGTTTAGCAATATACACTACATTCTTGCTCGCTGGTCTGGCTCTGGCAATCATCCCGCGTCTGCGTAGGACTGTGCATCCGCTGGATTGGAGGCTCTGGCTGCTGCTCATCCTGCCAATGGCGCTTGATGGAGGAACCCAGCTTCTAGGCTGGCGCGAGAGCGATCTCATCTTGCGCACCATTACTGGCTTCCTCTTTGGCTTAGGGGCAGCCTGGTTTGTGCTGCCCCATCTTGAAGAGATTACGCGCGATCTTGTTCCCCATATGAAGCCAGCGTCTCAATGA
- a CDS encoding tRNA-binding protein, which yields MTLPIVTFEDFQRVEMRVGRIVAAEPFPEARRPAYKLRIDFGPEIGVKQSSAQVTTLYSREELVGRLIVGVVNFPPRRVAGFNSEALVLGAADLEGAVVLLQLERDVPPGARIF from the coding sequence ATGACGTTGCCAATAGTGACGTTTGAGGATTTTCAACGGGTAGAAATGCGCGTAGGGCGCATCGTCGCGGCTGAGCCGTTTCCTGAAGCGCGCAGGCCAGCTTATAAGCTGCGCATTGATTTTGGGCCGGAGATTGGTGTGAAACAGTCGAGCGCGCAAGTGACCACTCTCTACAGCCGCGAAGAGCTAGTTGGTCGGCTGATTGTGGGCGTGGTCAACTTTCCGCCGCGCCGGGTCGCGGGGTTTAATTCAGAGGCGCTGGTGCTTGGCGCAGCCGACCTGGAGGGAGCAGTGGTGCTGCTGCAACTGGAGCGCGATGTTCCGCCAGGGGCGCGCATATTTTAG
- a CDS encoding citrate/2-methylcitrate synthase, with translation MTGKGLEGVVAATTSLSLVDGTAGRLMYRGYDIGDLAARATFEEVAHLLWYGRIPNASELAQLRAQMAGQRTLPERVITIIQQHQETADPMDMLRTAVSALGSMDDFAAPPSVEQAISLTAKIPTILAAFQRHREGEPIIASRDDLGHTANYLYLLSGKEPTPSQVRALDAYLVLTADHGMNASTFTARVIASTLSDLVSSVTGAIGALKGPLHGGAPAKVAEMLEAIGTEEQVEPWLRQELEQEHRIMGFGHRVYKTEDPRAVALRKLAGDLAGEKDAQWLALAHHVEDVALRLLEEYKPGHRLYTNVEFYAAAVLRGVGLPADFYTPTFAASRAVGWTAHVLEQVSDNRLIRPAAEYVGPLDLPYPVLAGRT, from the coding sequence ATGACTGGAAAGGGACTGGAAGGTGTCGTTGCAGCCACCACCTCGTTGAGCCTGGTTGACGGGACCGCTGGCCGATTGATGTATCGCGGCTATGACATTGGCGACCTCGCAGCGCGTGCCACCTTCGAAGAAGTTGCCCATCTCCTCTGGTATGGCCGAATCCCCAACGCGAGCGAACTCGCTCAACTGCGCGCACAGATGGCCGGACAGCGCACCCTGCCGGAGCGTGTCATCACGATCATCCAACAGCATCAAGAGACTGCTGACCCAATGGATATGCTGCGCACCGCCGTTTCTGCGCTGGGCAGCATGGACGATTTTGCTGCTCCTCCCTCAGTGGAGCAGGCCATCAGCCTTACCGCCAAAATCCCAACCATCCTGGCAGCATTTCAGCGGCATCGAGAGGGGGAGCCGATCATCGCTTCGCGTGACGATCTGGGCCATACCGCCAATTACCTCTATCTACTCAGCGGCAAAGAGCCGACCCCCAGCCAGGTTCGCGCCCTCGACGCCTATCTGGTCTTGACCGCCGATCATGGCATGAACGCCTCGACCTTCACCGCGCGCGTGATCGCTTCCACGCTCTCCGATCTTGTCTCCAGCGTCACCGGAGCTATCGGCGCGTTGAAAGGGCCGCTGCATGGCGGAGCTCCAGCCAAAGTTGCCGAAATGCTGGAAGCCATTGGCACAGAGGAACAGGTCGAACCCTGGCTGCGTCAGGAGCTTGAGCAAGAGCATCGCATCATGGGCTTTGGACATCGCGTCTATAAGACCGAAGACCCGCGAGCAGTAGCTCTGCGCAAGCTAGCCGGAGATCTGGCGGGTGAAAAAGACGCCCAATGGCTTGCCCTGGCGCATCATGTGGAAGACGTGGCCTTGCGTCTGCTGGAGGAATACAAGCCTGGTCACCGGCTCTATACCAATGTCGAGTTTTACGCTGCGGCAGTGCTGCGCGGCGTAGGGCTGCCAGCCGACTTTTATACTCCCACCTTCGCCGCCAGCCGCGCTGTTGGCTGGACTGCACACGTTCTGGAACAGGTCAGCGATAATCGGCTGATCCGCCCGGCAGCGGAGTATGTCGGCCCGCTCGATCTCCCCTATCCAGTTCTGGCTGGACGCACATAA
- a CDS encoding helix-turn-helix domain-containing protein, translating into MMVMNGEEYLTAEEARGVLGVKAATLYAYVSRGLLASYRQGIKRQRLYKKSQVEALIGLRPGSKADEPVEISAPASRTDAGGDEQQIPLAESWIPYT; encoded by the coding sequence ATGATGGTGATGAATGGGGAAGAATACCTTACGGCTGAAGAGGCGCGGGGCGTGCTAGGTGTGAAGGCGGCGACGCTGTATGCTTATGTCAGTCGTGGGCTGCTCGCCAGCTATCGCCAGGGGATTAAGCGGCAGCGGCTCTACAAAAAGAGCCAGGTAGAGGCGCTGATTGGCTTGAGGCCGGGCAGCAAGGCTGATGAGCCTGTGGAAATATCAGCGCCAGCTTCCAGAACTGATGCTGGTGGAGATGAACAGCAGATTCCGCTGGCGGAATCATGGATTCCCTATACATAG
- the smc gene encoding chromosome segregation protein SMC, with protein sequence MIAWPARVGKHIDTFLLEANHLEEGLPRVYLKRLELHGFKSFAARTELEFAPGITAIVGPNGSGKSNVADAVRWVLGEQSMRQLRGKKSEDIIFAGAQGKAAMGMAEVSLLLDNSAGWLPSEYTEVKMTRRSYRSGENEYLLNNTRVRLRDLLLLLAQAHIGHDSYTVVGQGLVDAALSLRAEERRSLFEDAAGIRHFQAQRDDAETKLLQTEQNLSRLHDILAEIEPRLAPLAEQARRAREYAVVQEEYQGKLSTWYAQQWKRLETQRQRAEGVEAERSTELTRIQAQLAGDDEHLRELRLERERVTAQAVGLRKTRGELLNRIQTLEREAAVAEERLDNLSRQSGELTQEQEQQRQQVAAAEQRVAALQQEMAELAEKVADGSDALQAMERAVASLRQQQEREETRLRASQREVIQTQTRLGASQSELGRLQRQLGERNRALAARRETLAQSQERLNAAQSKLEAQQQLLTAAQSEGEQLAERRQELARAISEAQNEQEALREALGDAQRERRGVADRLALLREWRDNLSGYGDGVRALLQAPAGKIPPIVGTVAQLAAVPEGMDIALEAALGPLLQAVVVRSASDALTCLDYLRSIRGGRALLVWASDEGRANPAYAGGASTKAADGKADRYLGQRASALVSSSPEYQALFQRLLGDTVVVRDLASAGSYLATATEGKAGARAASGAGEVLPQRIVTVRGEALHVQGWLSGGQDAGEHQGLLARERELRELPGQLEQHDQAIEQQEKLLTQARQAQEERKHQLATLERAAQQVEARLTTLNREALGLRQAAERAQSELQVGRSVEEQLAGEVVGLEQELTAAQARVAEQESALRDANERAEEVQEEVEGQARQFRERQEELSRQRTTLAVQKQEEKTLAQHLEQQRTQARDFGAQIIRRTERLTEMERQSTALATQLERQKAELDDLRAQSRDFGARLHEAEEQVAEHNRQLLELEQGQGDLRQEQAKLEVEYRRCLLDVQRSHDAVEALLQQMQEELGLSDPALLPQQGNDEHGGQDGEAGEGSVRRQIEGLRARLKELSSHDPNAPKEYEDARERYEFLTAQVQDMESAAANLRHLISELDTTMKRQFEETFHAVNEHFRRHFTTLFRGGAAHLELTAPKDEERNGPAGGVEVVVQPPGKKAQDLSLLSGGERALVSAALLFALLETNPPPFCLMDEVDAALDETNVARFCDILQALAERTQFIVVTHNRVTMTAAGAIYGVSMGTDSVSRILSMRMASVG encoded by the coding sequence ATGATAGCATGGCCCGCCAGAGTCGGCAAACACATTGATACGTTTCTGCTGGAAGCGAACCATCTTGAGGAGGGCTTGCCCAGGGTGTATCTCAAGCGTCTGGAATTACACGGGTTTAAGAGCTTTGCGGCGCGTACTGAGCTGGAGTTTGCGCCAGGCATTACCGCTATTGTTGGCCCTAATGGCAGCGGGAAAAGTAATGTGGCCGATGCGGTGCGCTGGGTGCTTGGCGAGCAAAGCATGCGCCAGTTGCGCGGCAAAAAGAGCGAGGACATCATCTTTGCTGGCGCCCAGGGCAAGGCGGCAATGGGAATGGCGGAGGTTTCGCTTCTGCTGGATAACAGCGCGGGCTGGCTGCCCTCGGAGTATACCGAGGTGAAGATGACGCGGCGCAGCTATCGCTCCGGTGAGAACGAATATCTTCTCAATAATACCAGGGTTCGTTTACGTGATCTGCTGCTGCTGCTGGCGCAGGCGCACATCGGACACGATTCGTATACAGTGGTTGGGCAGGGGCTGGTGGATGCGGCGCTGAGTTTGCGCGCCGAGGAGCGCCGCAGCCTCTTTGAAGATGCGGCGGGCATCCGCCATTTTCAGGCGCAGCGCGATGACGCCGAGACGAAACTGCTGCAAACGGAACAGAATCTGAGTCGGCTGCATGATATTCTGGCCGAGATCGAGCCGCGTCTGGCGCCGCTGGCTGAACAAGCGCGGCGCGCGCGAGAATACGCCGTTGTTCAGGAAGAGTATCAGGGCAAGCTTTCGACATGGTATGCCCAGCAATGGAAAAGGCTGGAAACGCAGCGCCAGCGCGCCGAAGGGGTCGAGGCCGAGCGAAGCACTGAATTGACCCGGATTCAGGCGCAACTTGCTGGCGACGATGAGCACCTGCGCGAGTTGCGTCTGGAGCGCGAGCGCGTGACAGCCCAGGCGGTGGGCCTCCGCAAGACGCGCGGCGAATTGCTGAATCGGATACAGACGCTGGAGCGCGAGGCGGCGGTGGCTGAAGAGCGGCTGGACAACCTTTCGCGCCAGAGCGGCGAATTGACGCAGGAACAAGAGCAGCAGCGCCAGCAGGTAGCAGCGGCAGAGCAACGTGTTGCCGCATTGCAGCAGGAGATGGCGGAACTGGCCGAAAAGGTGGCCGACGGCTCAGACGCTTTGCAAGCGATGGAGCGCGCGGTTGCTTCACTGCGCCAGCAGCAGGAGCGGGAAGAAACTCGCCTGCGCGCGTCACAGCGCGAGGTGATTCAGACTCAGACGCGCCTGGGCGCTTCACAGAGCGAGCTAGGGCGTCTTCAGCGGCAACTGGGTGAGCGCAATCGCGCGCTGGCAGCCCGGCGTGAGACGCTGGCGCAGAGCCAGGAACGCTTAAATGCTGCACAGAGCAAGTTGGAGGCGCAGCAGCAGTTGTTGACGGCAGCGCAGAGCGAGGGCGAGCAGCTTGCCGAGCGCCGTCAGGAGCTAGCGCGCGCGATAAGCGAAGCTCAGAACGAGCAGGAGGCATTGCGCGAGGCGCTGGGTGATGCCCAACGTGAGCGGCGCGGCGTTGCTGATCGGCTGGCATTGCTGCGCGAGTGGCGCGACAACTTGAGCGGCTACGGTGATGGGGTACGCGCACTGCTTCAGGCGCCCGCTGGCAAAATCCCTCCCATTGTTGGGACGGTGGCGCAACTGGCGGCGGTTCCAGAGGGGATGGATATAGCCCTGGAGGCGGCTTTAGGGCCACTGCTTCAGGCGGTGGTAGTTCGCTCGGCGAGTGATGCGCTGACTTGCCTCGATTACCTGCGCTCAATTCGTGGTGGCCGGGCATTATTGGTCTGGGCAAGTGATGAGGGGCGAGCCAATCCAGCCTATGCTGGCGGCGCCTCGACCAAAGCTGCCGATGGGAAAGCTGACAGGTATCTGGGGCAGCGAGCATCGGCGCTTGTTTCCTCATCTCCAGAGTATCAGGCACTTTTTCAGCGCCTCCTTGGCGACACGGTGGTGGTACGCGATCTGGCGTCGGCGGGGAGTTATCTTGCAACGGCCACTGAAGGGAAAGCGGGCGCGCGTGCCGCAAGTGGCGCTGGAGAGGTGCTGCCTCAGCGTATTGTGACGGTGAGGGGTGAGGCGCTGCATGTGCAAGGCTGGCTGAGCGGCGGTCAGGACGCAGGCGAACATCAGGGGCTGCTGGCCCGCGAGCGCGAACTGCGTGAGCTGCCTGGGCAGTTGGAGCAGCACGATCAGGCTATCGAGCAGCAGGAGAAGCTGCTCACCCAGGCGCGGCAGGCGCAAGAAGAACGCAAACACCAGCTAGCTACCCTGGAGCGCGCTGCGCAGCAGGTTGAGGCGCGCCTGACGACACTGAACCGCGAGGCGTTGGGATTGCGCCAGGCCGCCGAGCGCGCGCAAAGCGAGCTACAGGTGGGCCGGTCGGTGGAAGAACAGCTTGCAGGGGAAGTGGTCGGTCTGGAGCAGGAATTGACCGCTGCCCAGGCGCGCGTAGCCGAACAGGAGTCGGCGCTGCGCGACGCTAATGAGCGAGCCGAGGAGGTGCAGGAAGAAGTGGAGGGACAGGCGCGCCAGTTTCGGGAGCGCCAGGAGGAACTGAGCCGCCAGCGCACCACTCTGGCGGTTCAGAAGCAGGAAGAGAAAACGCTTGCACAACATCTGGAGCAGCAGCGCACTCAGGCGCGTGACTTCGGCGCGCAGATTATCCGGCGGACCGAACGCCTGACAGAGATGGAGCGCCAATCAACCGCCCTGGCGACTCAATTGGAGCGCCAGAAGGCAGAACTGGACGATCTGCGCGCGCAATCCCGTGATTTTGGCGCGCGCTTACACGAAGCCGAAGAGCAGGTGGCAGAACACAACCGACAACTGTTGGAACTGGAACAAGGTCAGGGAGATTTGCGTCAGGAGCAGGCGAAGCTGGAAGTTGAGTATCGTCGCTGCCTGCTCGATGTGCAGCGCAGCCATGATGCCGTTGAGGCGCTGCTGCAACAGATGCAGGAAGAGTTAGGGCTGAGTGATCCGGCGCTCTTACCTCAGCAGGGAAACGATGAGCATGGCGGCCAGGATGGAGAAGCTGGCGAAGGATCGGTGCGGCGCCAGATTGAAGGGTTGCGCGCCCGTCTGAAAGAGTTGAGCAGCCACGACCCCAATGCGCCCAAGGAATATGAGGATGCCCGCGAACGCTACGAGTTTCTGACTGCGCAGGTGCAGGATATGGAGAGTGCCGCCGCGAATCTGCGCCATCTGATTAGCGAACTGGATACGACGATGAAGCGCCAGTTTGAGGAGACGTTCCATGCGGTGAATGAGCATTTCCGCCGCCATTTCACTACGCTGTTTCGTGGCGGCGCGGCGCACCTGGAGTTGACGGCGCCAAAAGATGAGGAACGCAACGGCCCAGCCGGAGGTGTTGAGGTGGTGGTGCAGCCGCCAGGGAAAAAGGCCCAGGATCTTTCGCTTCTTTCGGGAGGCGAGCGGGCGCTGGTTTCGGCTGCGCTGCTGTTTGCCTTGCTGGAAACGAACCCGCCCCCGTTCTGTTTGATGGATGAGGTGGATGCGGCGCTGGACGAGACGAATGTGGCGCGCTTCTGCGATATTCTGCAAGCCCTCGCAGAGCGCACACAGTTTATTGTGGTGACGCATAACCGGGTGACAATGACGGCAGCCGGGGCCATTTATGGGGTCTCGATGGGTACCGATAGTGTTTCCCGCATTCTTTCGATGCGTATGGCAAGTGTTGGATAG
- a CDS encoding ROK family protein: MIGVDLGGTQVRAALVQDGKLLSRVGYLTQDEDGFEAVLRRIKEAIRQAAQQAGVPLEQVIGIGIGAPGPLDSHTGILFAPPNLKGWRNVPLRQLLYDEFSLPVYLGNDANLAGLGEHIYGAGRGAPDMIYVTVSTGIGGGVIIGGRVLEGVSGTAGEIGHMTIDIHGPRCNCGNTGCLEVLASGTAIARRAAEAIEEGLGDGMLAVARELAAQKNPMIDQAGRSSLSPKTEIAPLPAEVQIDAVMVVEAARRGDSVAAGIMRRAAENVGVGMVNLIHLFNPGLIVIGGGVSKAGPLLFEPVERIVRERAMEVPRKAVRIVRAELGENVGLLGSAANVLQHYKGTSEELR, from the coding sequence ATGATCGGTGTAGACCTGGGGGGAACGCAGGTACGCGCCGCGTTGGTGCAGGATGGCAAGCTGCTCTCGCGGGTAGGCTATCTGACCCAGGATGAAGACGGATTTGAGGCGGTCCTGCGGCGCATTAAAGAGGCGATTCGCCAGGCTGCTCAGCAAGCTGGCGTTCCGCTAGAACAGGTGATAGGTATTGGTATCGGCGCGCCAGGACCGCTGGATAGCCACACCGGGATTCTCTTTGCACCCCCGAACCTGAAGGGCTGGCGGAATGTGCCGCTGCGCCAGCTACTCTATGACGAGTTTAGCCTGCCGGTGTATTTGGGCAATGATGCCAATCTGGCCGGGCTAGGCGAGCATATCTACGGCGCGGGACGTGGGGCGCCCGATATGATTTATGTGACGGTGAGTACGGGCATTGGTGGCGGCGTCATTATCGGCGGGCGTGTGTTGGAAGGGGTGAGCGGGACGGCTGGTGAGATTGGGCATATGACGATTGATATTCATGGGCCGCGCTGTAACTGTGGCAATACCGGTTGCCTGGAGGTGCTGGCGTCGGGGACGGCCATTGCCCGGCGCGCTGCCGAAGCTATTGAGGAGGGTTTGGGGGATGGCATGCTGGCGGTAGCGCGAGAACTCGCTGCTCAGAAGAATCCGATGATAGATCAGGCTGGCCGCAGCAGCCTCTCGCCGAAAACGGAGATTGCCCCCTTACCCGCAGAGGTTCAGATAGATGCGGTGATGGTGGTGGAGGCGGCGCGTCGTGGCGACAGCGTGGCTGCCGGGATTATGCGCCGGGCAGCGGAGAATGTGGGGGTGGGTATGGTCAATCTCATCCATCTGTTCAACCCAGGGTTGATCGTGATCGGCGGCGGCGTTTCTAAGGCAGGGCCACTGCTTTTTGAGCCGGTGGAGCGAATTGTGCGCGAGCGGGCGATGGAAGTGCCGCGCAAGGCTGTGCGGATTGTCCGCGCCGAGCTAGGCGAAAACGTTGGCCTGTTGGGTTCGGCGGCCAACGTGTTGCAGCATTATAAAGGGACTTCAGAAGAGTTACGCTGA
- a CDS encoding polyprenyl synthetase family protein, which yields MNDTATLSRLFSGIQQDLDVVEQTFQERASSELDLLNLASAHALSSPGKRLRTALTLLSGKLGDYLFEKLLLVSVAFEMVHLATLVHDDIIDHADTRRGIPTINARWGEGVAILLGDYLFARTAGIIADLNDTRVIRLFSDTVATVCEGTILETLSAGQLDLSVDAYLERISRKTACLIAACCKGGAIVSNATTEQADALYDFGLNLGIAFQIVDDVLDYTGLKEDIGKPAGNDLRQGLITLPLIYALQTQNNGHSDEIQQLIATKNSSDDRLNAIIRWVAQGPGIHAAFDEAGRFTLRARSALNTFPLNKDRQVLEELTYFVLARHR from the coding sequence ATGAACGACACGGCCACGTTGAGCCGCTTATTCTCGGGCATCCAGCAAGACCTTGACGTTGTAGAGCAGACATTTCAGGAGCGCGCCAGTTCTGAACTCGATCTTCTTAACTTAGCCAGCGCCCACGCGCTAAGCTCGCCAGGTAAAAGGCTACGAACGGCTCTCACCCTGCTCTCTGGCAAGCTTGGCGATTATCTTTTTGAGAAACTCCTGCTGGTGAGTGTCGCCTTTGAGATGGTCCATCTGGCAACCCTGGTTCACGATGACATCATTGACCACGCCGACACCCGCCGAGGCATCCCCACCATCAATGCGCGTTGGGGGGAGGGAGTGGCTATCCTGCTTGGCGATTACCTCTTCGCCCGCACCGCAGGTATTATCGCCGACCTCAATGACACCCGCGTCATTCGTCTTTTCTCCGACACCGTCGCTACCGTCTGTGAAGGAACGATTCTGGAAACCCTCTCCGCCGGCCAGCTTGATCTCTCCGTTGATGCGTATCTTGAGCGTATCTCTCGTAAAACGGCTTGCCTGATAGCCGCCTGTTGTAAAGGCGGCGCAATTGTCAGTAACGCCACAACAGAGCAAGCAGATGCGTTGTATGATTTTGGTCTGAACCTAGGCATTGCCTTCCAGATCGTTGATGATGTGCTTGATTACACCGGCTTGAAAGAAGACATAGGCAAGCCCGCAGGCAACGATCTGCGCCAGGGGCTGATTACGCTTCCCCTGATTTACGCACTCCAAACACAGAATAACGGCCACAGCGATGAAATACAGCAGTTGATTGCCACCAAAAACTCCAGCGATGATCGCTTGAACGCCATTATCCGCTGGGTGGCTCAGGGGCCAGGCATCCACGCAGCCTTTGATGAAGCCGGGCGTTTCACGTTGCGCGCCCGCAGCGCGCTCAACACCTTTCCGCTGAACAAAGACCGGCAAGTGCTAGAGGAATTAACTTACTTCGTGCTGGCGCGGCACCGCTAG
- a CDS encoding thymidine kinase, which yields MEIGSHTRSNGMLPRPHVYYLEMIVGPMFSGKSEELIRRVRRAMIAEQQVQVFYPAQDTRANNGSIISRNGLRVVAEQVEKIAVCRERLFALPQLPEVVAFDEAQFFDAELGPLVEALIGGGVRVIVAALDLDFAGRPFGPTIPQLLAIADRVDKLTAVCAVCGSEAAVRSQRLVDGRPATKDSPLVLVGDTAEGYEARCLRCYEPPG from the coding sequence ATGGAGATTGGATCGCACACGCGGAGCAATGGGATGCTGCCGCGCCCCCATGTCTACTATCTGGAAATGATTGTTGGGCCAATGTTCAGCGGTAAATCGGAGGAACTGATTCGCCGGGTGCGGCGGGCAATGATTGCTGAGCAGCAGGTGCAGGTCTTCTATCCGGCTCAGGATACGCGCGCCAATAACGGGTCCATTATCTCGCGCAATGGATTGAGGGTCGTGGCCGAGCAGGTGGAGAAGATAGCAGTTTGTCGTGAGCGATTGTTCGCGCTGCCCCAACTGCCAGAAGTGGTTGCCTTCGATGAGGCGCAGTTTTTTGACGCTGAATTAGGCCCGCTGGTGGAAGCATTGATCGGCGGCGGCGTGCGGGTGATCGTCGCCGCGCTCGATCTTGATTTTGCTGGCCGCCCGTTTGGCCCTACCATCCCTCAATTACTGGCAATTGCGGATCGGGTTGATAAGCTCACGGCGGTCTGCGCGGTCTGTGGGTCCGAAGCAGCGGTACGCTCGCAGCGCCTGGTGGATGGCCGCCCCGCGACGAAAGATAGCCCCCTGGTGCTGGTTGGCGATACGGCGGAGGGCTATGAGGCGCGCTGCCTCCGCTGCTACGAACCGCCGGGATAA
- a CDS encoding glutaredoxin family protein, whose protein sequence is MPVRQDSNKPAIPRADVYKVVFYTKAGCHLCDDARDLLEELATDIPFELTEIDIRTDLSIFETYRYRIPVIIINGQATVEGRINQEDLWRAFQSQRT, encoded by the coding sequence ATGCCTGTGAGACAAGATAGCAATAAACCTGCCATACCCAGGGCAGATGTCTATAAGGTGGTCTTCTATACCAAAGCGGGCTGCCATCTCTGCGACGACGCCCGCGATCTACTGGAAGAACTGGCGACAGATATTCCTTTTGAGTTGACCGAGATCGACATCAGAACCGATCTCAGCATCTTTGAGACGTATCGCTATCGCATCCCGGTCATCATCATCAACGGCCAGGCCACTGTGGAGGGCCGTATCAATCAGGAAGATTTGTGGAGGGCTTTCCAGAGCCAGAGGACATAG
- a CDS encoding HU family DNA-binding protein: protein MAAIGKTELIRRVAGKTGKSNKETSDLVNETLDAVRDALKAGEEVRLVGFGSFSVKTTAARTGVNPQTRAKIQVPSKRRVRFSPGKELNDAVAK from the coding sequence ATGGCAGCCATTGGTAAGACTGAGTTGATTCGGCGGGTAGCTGGAAAAACAGGCAAAAGCAACAAGGAGACCTCTGATCTGGTCAACGAGACACTGGACGCAGTCCGTGATGCACTCAAGGCCGGCGAAGAGGTTCGTCTGGTGGGCTTCGGGTCTTTCTCTGTGAAGACAACGGCAGCCCGCACCGGCGTGAACCCGCAGACACGCGCCAAGATTCAGGTACCATCGAAGCGGCGTGTACGCTTCTCCCCTGGCAAGGAACTGAATGACGCGGTAGCGAAGTAA